The sequence GGCGCCGTTGCTTGTTACACGCCAAGGGTCAGAGGCGATGGTCATGCTGGCAGAGGGTGAATACGAATCCATCCTGGAAACCCTGCACTTGCTTTCAACTCCGGCAAATTCTGATCGGCTGCGCGAGAGCATTAAGCAGCTTGGTGACGGGAAGGTGGTAGAGGTGGATCCGACTCTCTGATATGAAACTTCTATGGACAGAGCATGCTTGGCAGGAGTACTTATTCTGGCAGGAAACGGATCCCAGCATGGCTGGGAAAATCAATGATTTGATCAAGGATACGAAGAGGTCACCTTTCAAGGGGTTAGCTAAGCCGGAACCACTTAAAGGTGACCTCTCAGGTTTCTGGTCACGGCGGATATCCGGCGAGCATCGGTTCGTCTACCGTGTATCGGGAAAAGGCGATGCTCAGCAACTGGAAATCGTGCAATGTAGATTCCATTACAAATAGTGCGTATTCGATTCATTCTTGCCCGGCTTTTCTATTTTTGCCAAATTGCGCAGTTGATCCTCATCTGGATTTTTAGTGTTGTTTTATCTGAAAATTACTGGACAGAGTTCGCCACTGTATGAAAACGATAAATCCCTTTTCGGGAGCCGACCATAGAAAGGAAAAGGTGTAGCGCTATTAGGCGCGGTTATTTAAACTGGATATACGTGAAAATTAATTATTTATTTAAAAAATAATATTTATTTATTTTGTAATTATCATCTAATATATTTTTATATTTTTATATTTTTATATTTTTATATTTTTATATTTTTATATTTTTATATTTTTATATTTTTATATTTTTATATTTTTATATTTTAGCTTTTTCTTTAAAAAAGACTGATGGAGCTTATCGAAGCATGTTTTTTTATTATTTTCTTTCAAAGCGAGAAGGTCTAAATATTTTATAAATGAATAGAATCTTTCTTTCATATAATTCTCATAAATTTTCTGATTCCTGTACACAAACTCTCTATAGGCAAGATGAAATGGATAACTTTTACTTACTCTATATGAGCTATTACGATCGTGATGCATAACATATGTCAGTTTAGGAAGGCGGATTCCTTTTCCATACTTGTCTGCTAGTCTTAACCATAAATCCCAATCTTCAATTGTGCGGCATTTTTCATCGAATCCGCCAACAGCTCTCATTCGCTCTGTCTTTGTGAAAATCTGGTTGGATGCTATGTTATTAAATAACAACTCAGAGGTTTCTATTTTTTCGATATTGTTGTTATCTGGGTAATATGAGCATTCTTTATCTTCATAAGATTCAATGAAATTACAATAAACAAAAGAAAAATCCTCATTCCAGTTTGTAATGAAATATGAGATTCTATCTGTTGTGAATTCGTCATCATCATCAAGACCTGTTATATACTCTCCTCTTGCACTGAATATACCTAAGTTTCTTGCTGCTGAAGGCCCATTATTTTTATCTGTTCTTAAGTACTTTATTCTTGAATCTTCGCTGGCTAATTTTTTCACAACATCTAGTGTGTTATCATTTGAGCAGTCATCGCATATGATAATTTCTATATTCTTATAATCTTGGTTGATAACAGAATTAATCGCTCTGCTTAATTTTGGAGCTCTATTATATGTTGATATGTATATAGACACGAGTGGACACATAACTAATGTTCCTTATGCAGTAATATAATTCTCTATTAATATGTCTTATAATATTTATTTTAAAAGGGAGTCATGATAGGGGTGTTATATAATATCATATCACTTTATCTGCTATTTTTCTCATATTCCTTTTATCCAAGATATCATAACATGATATTTCAACCGAGTTTTTCGGTGAGACTTGCTACTCAATTTTTATTTGTTCGATGAGACTAAAACAACGGCCTGTCCTGTATAACTGAGGGCTGCTAAATAGTATCAAGCCGTTTAACAGATCGCATAATCAACTCTACCCATTCACGTTTATTTTTGAAAATTGCACCAATAGCCAGCCGAATACTCTTGCTGGGTGTCAGTTTGTGAACCATAAATAAACTCTAAAGTGTAAGGTGCTGTATCAAAGAATGAGCATGTCATTTTTTTTGATATGGATTAAATAACTTTCCTTTATTTCTAATAATCGAGCTGATCGGTTGGTTTTATATTTTTATCAATTTCGAATTCTGATCTCGGGTGCCGACCTGCAAACACGCATTTTAATATCTTCATCGCACTGGAATAACTGCATCTTGCCTCAAAGATGAATTTAATTGCATGGAAATAATTTTTTATTATGCTGCTCTTGTTTTTCCATATGATTCTTCTTAATACCAGAGCATAACCATGTTCCAGTTTTGAGGACTCTTTCATCAACCTGAATTCGCCATGCCCGGAGAGGTTGTGTAATATTTTTCCGATGCATTTACCTTTGATAAAATCAAAGTGTTTTAAATTTAT comes from Brenneria nigrifluens DSM 30175 = ATCC 13028 and encodes:
- a CDS encoding glycosyltransferase family 2 protein, encoding MCPLVSIYISTYNRAPKLSRAINSVINQDYKNIEIIICDDCSNDNTLDVVKKLASEDSRIKYLRTDKNNGPSAARNLGIFSARGEYITGLDDDDEFTTDRISYFITNWNEDFSFVYCNFIESYEDKECSYYPDNNNIEKIETSELLFNNIASNQIFTKTERMRAVGGFDEKCRTIEDWDLWLRLADKYGKGIRLPKLTYVMHHDRNSSYRVSKSYPFHLAYREFVYRNQKIYENYMKERFYSFIKYLDLLALKENNKKTCFDKLHQSFLKKKLKYKNIKI
- a CDS encoding type II toxin-antitoxin system Phd/YefM family antitoxin; protein product: MAHVRLTEFRQNIAAHFDQVISSRAPLLVTRQGSEAMVMLAEGEYESILETLHLLSTPANSDRLRESIKQLGDGKVVEVDPTL
- a CDS encoding Txe/YoeB family addiction module toxin, whose product is MKLLWTEHAWQEYLFWQETDPSMAGKINDLIKDTKRSPFKGLAKPEPLKGDLSGFWSRRISGEHRFVYRVSGKGDAQQLEIVQCRFHYK